One Sodalinema gerasimenkoae IPPAS B-353 DNA segment encodes these proteins:
- the cas5d gene encoding type I-D CRISPR-associated protein Cas5/Csc1 has translation MTQVENSLANPPPQGSPFSQARLVELWCAEPIFFASQELSDTYYTEGVIGNYALAYALGWARSPYRLKGKETGKPRYFEDLTPLRGQHYILPAWSVNQGPSFRFERFNALSDSYWYAMTNNRVATAREDLPLNRTGKKPNTYRPSNFPQTGRLRMIERGNRFQTLVFGEGELPEYIRVGKFTSKVRLEVSDPRPVEWLPPDCYSCNTYLNAADLPPQFDLLRFDVISIPPAPLLKNLQFRGPAWRVGDWTCPADVAFCGGNSDETP, from the coding sequence ATGACCCAAGTTGAAAACAGTTTAGCCAATCCTCCACCCCAGGGTTCCCCCTTTTCCCAGGCCCGTCTAGTGGAACTCTGGTGTGCCGAACCCATCTTTTTTGCCTCGCAGGAACTGTCGGACACCTACTACACCGAAGGGGTGATCGGCAATTATGCCCTCGCCTACGCCCTCGGTTGGGCGCGATCGCCCTATCGCCTAAAAGGCAAAGAGACCGGGAAACCCCGCTATTTTGAGGATTTAACGCCCTTAAGAGGACAGCATTACATCCTCCCCGCTTGGTCCGTTAACCAGGGTCCCTCGTTCCGATTTGAACGGTTTAATGCCCTTTCTGATTCCTACTGGTATGCCATGACCAACAACCGAGTGGCCACGGCCCGGGAAGACTTGCCCCTAAATCGGACGGGGAAGAAACCCAACACCTATCGTCCCAGTAATTTTCCCCAAACGGGACGGTTGCGGATGATTGAACGGGGAAATCGCTTTCAGACCTTGGTGTTTGGGGAGGGAGAGTTACCGGAGTATATCCGGGTGGGGAAGTTCACCAGTAAGGTTCGCCTGGAGGTGAGTGATCCCCGGCCCGTGGAATGGCTGCCGCCGGACTGCTATTCCTGTAATACCTATCTTAATGCAGCGGATTTACCCCCCCAGTTCGATTTACTGCGTTTTGATGTGATCTCCATTCCTCCGGCCCCCCTGTTGAAAAACCTGCAATTTCGCGGTCCGGCTTGGCGGGTGGGGGACTGGACTTGTCCGGCGGATGTGGCCTTTTGTGGAGGAAATTCTGATGAAACCCCTTAA
- the cas3 gene encoding type I-D CRISPR-associated helicase Cas3': MKPLNLTLEPADIAVGNDVGLPAGLKRVFGSTILQHQRALYEAAKTHDVLIDLAPTGTGKTKAGLSVICENPQGNAVYIAPTNALIDQQTAAAEAFVAAAGLPHVVKAASARQIQSWRSDRVGGRSGEKLYNVLREPSILFPECGGGRPLLLVTNPDIFYYAAFFQYNALDRSNLASVFYRSFATVIFDEFHLYDAKQLVSLLFYLVVSQVFGYFQNNRKVVLLTATPEPACDEALKVLEQSGVRIHRVDGRATVGSVTPSQTAVALQIRPYLEKEEMIQTLVEQVCDRRQQFPKQQGAVILDSKDTLNRINDGLQARGYQDNCGRITGDTPKDKRHDAAQKPVILATSTVDVGFNFEREVEGDRQNLDWLIFSARDRFAFWQRLGRVGRVLGKPETQIPSQAIAYLPEAAWQDGLNESDGITGREQLAETLEQLDCLRRPFLDVYWRSEAFLEIARPLLELETSLEKTPGADLIVVLYETLQWVLGGNRDWQYYRQRMKILQGAENIAQKKTCKLSKDWKYIKGGRNLVKSFIQAYYPEDWEEVQRGDQSLEALELDILGSAKVLQKLKEYAIVLNISYAPLFRFRDSILPNVTIEDPRGYLLDSCGETSLDPLHLLRFYEFASEGDRIVVTERACQTYQLRFRLQVENLEEFSNTQLAKLSAFPNCEITRMIGDDIRPTALLSQLTPPLMPGVIVKEHRRNRWAICKLQKQGLASYPITVQDAWGESATYCFFPSLDGILAIASAGFVLKCPDNEEFWCI, from the coding sequence ATGAAACCCCTTAATTTAACCCTTGAACCCGCTGACATTGCGGTGGGGAATGATGTCGGTTTACCGGCGGGCCTGAAACGAGTCTTTGGCAGCACGATTTTACAGCATCAACGGGCGCTATATGAGGCGGCGAAAACTCATGATGTATTGATAGATTTAGCGCCGACAGGAACCGGAAAAACCAAGGCTGGCTTGAGTGTCATTTGTGAAAATCCCCAAGGAAATGCGGTGTATATTGCCCCCACCAATGCCTTGATTGACCAACAGACAGCCGCTGCTGAAGCCTTTGTGGCGGCGGCGGGACTACCTCATGTGGTGAAAGCTGCGTCCGCGCGGCAGATTCAGAGTTGGCGAAGCGATCGAGTGGGAGGGCGATCGGGGGAAAAACTCTACAATGTGTTGCGGGAACCCTCGATTTTGTTTCCTGAATGTGGCGGGGGTCGTCCGCTGCTGTTGGTGACGAATCCTGACATTTTTTATTACGCGGCATTTTTTCAGTACAATGCCCTTGATCGCAGTAATCTTGCCAGTGTCTTTTATCGCAGTTTTGCGACGGTAATTTTTGATGAGTTTCATCTATATGATGCCAAACAGTTGGTGAGTTTGCTGTTTTATTTGGTGGTGTCTCAGGTGTTTGGCTACTTCCAAAATAATCGCAAAGTTGTTTTGTTGACGGCAACGCCAGAACCGGCTTGTGATGAGGCGCTGAAGGTTTTGGAACAGTCGGGGGTTCGCATTCACCGAGTCGATGGTCGCGCGACGGTGGGTTCAGTGACACCGTCGCAAACGGCGGTGGCATTGCAGATTCGTCCCTATTTAGAGAAAGAGGAGATGATTCAAACACTGGTTGAACAGGTGTGCGATCGCCGTCAACAGTTTCCTAAGCAACAGGGGGCGGTCATTTTAGATTCTAAGGATACCCTCAACCGCATTAATGACGGGTTACAGGCGCGAGGCTATCAGGACAATTGTGGACGAATTACTGGAGATACGCCTAAAGATAAGCGCCATGATGCGGCACAAAAACCGGTGATTTTAGCTACCAGTACGGTGGATGTGGGCTTTAATTTTGAACGGGAGGTTGAGGGCGATCGCCAAAACTTAGATTGGCTCATTTTTTCGGCGCGCGATCGCTTTGCATTTTGGCAGCGATTGGGTCGAGTGGGACGGGTTTTGGGGAAACCGGAAACCCAGATTCCTTCCCAGGCGATCGCCTATTTACCGGAAGCCGCTTGGCAGGATGGATTGAACGAGTCAGATGGGATTACTGGACGAGAACAGCTTGCAGAAACCCTGGAACAGTTGGACTGTCTGCGGCGACCCTTTCTCGATGTTTATTGGCGTTCAGAGGCATTTTTAGAAATTGCCCGTCCTCTTTTGGAACTGGAAACCAGTTTAGAGAAAACACCAGGGGCTGACCTAATTGTGGTGCTGTATGAAACGCTACAATGGGTGTTAGGTGGAAACCGAGATTGGCAGTACTATCGTCAGCGGATGAAAATCTTACAAGGCGCCGAAAATATCGCCCAAAAGAAAACGTGTAAACTTTCCAAAGACTGGAAATATATCAAGGGCGGTCGCAATTTAGTTAAGAGTTTTATCCAGGCTTATTACCCAGAAGACTGGGAGGAAGTTCAACGAGGTGACCAGTCTTTAGAGGCACTAGAGTTAGATATTTTGGGGTCTGCCAAGGTTCTTCAGAAACTCAAAGAGTATGCCATTGTGCTGAACATCAGCTATGCGCCCCTCTTTCGATTTCGAGATAGTATTTTGCCGAATGTCACCATTGAAGACCCTCGGGGCTACCTACTCGATAGTTGTGGAGAAACTAGCTTAGACCCCTTGCATTTGTTGCGATTTTATGAGTTTGCAAGTGAGGGCGATCGCATCGTTGTTACAGAGCGTGCCTGCCAAACCTATCAACTCAGGTTTCGGTTACAGGTCGAGAACTTAGAAGAGTTTAGTAATACGCAACTCGCAAAACTCTCAGCCTTTCCCAACTGCGAAATTACTCGCATGATTGGGGACGATATCCGTCCGACTGCCCTATTATCTCAACTGACTCCCCCCTTAATGCCAGGGGTAATTGTCAAAGAACATCGTCGCAATCGTTGGGCGATTTGTAAACTGCAAAAACAGGGATTAGCATCGTATCCCATCACCGTTCAAGATGCTTGGGGAGAATCGGCAACCTATTGCTTTTTTCCCAGCCTAGATGGCATTTTGGCGATCGCCTCAGCGGGATTTGTCTTAAAATGTCCTGATAATGAAGAATTTTGGTGTATTTAA
- the cas6 gene encoding CRISPR-associated endoribonuclease Cas6 encodes MPYSLVFNFVPETLIPPDYATGRHLNALFITAVNAVDPELATTLHDQKTTKAFTSSPLQKLPPSRRDSPPQVPAILKAQYQHPIAAQTPCWWRVSLLDDQLFGRLSQLWLNLNPRQPWHLGAANLHITSILGTPQSTQPWANAYSYQELYETASDSNRRLNFQLATPVAFRQQKYDTSLPTPESVFRSLHNSWKRYSGIELTGFSTDNIFPCYFDIRTDILDFEFRKKGKSGKFIGAVGRIDFRILGDVEPATIKALNTLSNYALYCGVGRKTSMGMGMTLAVSSRRS; translated from the coding sequence ATGCCTTATAGTCTTGTATTTAACTTCGTTCCCGAAACCCTAATCCCCCCTGACTACGCCACCGGACGACATCTCAATGCCCTATTTATCACGGCAGTTAACGCCGTCGATCCGGAGTTGGCGACGACTCTCCATGACCAAAAAACAACCAAAGCTTTTACCAGTTCTCCCCTGCAAAAACTGCCCCCGAGTCGTCGTGACTCCCCCCCTCAAGTCCCAGCAATTCTCAAAGCACAATATCAGCATCCCATTGCTGCCCAAACCCCCTGTTGGTGGCGAGTATCGCTGCTAGATGACCAACTGTTTGGGCGACTCAGCCAGTTATGGCTCAATCTCAATCCCCGGCAACCTTGGCATTTGGGGGCAGCCAATTTGCATATCACCAGTATCCTAGGCACGCCGCAATCAACTCAACCTTGGGCTAATGCTTATTCTTATCAGGAACTCTATGAAACAGCGTCTGATTCCAATCGGCGGCTAAATTTTCAGTTGGCGACTCCTGTGGCATTTCGTCAGCAGAAATATGACACATCCTTACCTACCCCTGAGTCGGTGTTTCGCAGTTTGCATAACTCCTGGAAACGGTATAGTGGCATTGAATTAACGGGGTTTTCTACGGACAATATTTTTCCTTGTTACTTCGATATTCGCACCGACATTCTAGATTTTGAATTTCGTAAAAAAGGGAAGTCTGGCAAGTTTATTGGGGCAGTGGGTCGCATTGATTTCCGAATTTTAGGCGATGTGGAACCAGCCACCATTAAGGCGTTGAACACGCTCAGTAACTATGCCCTTTACTGTGGAGTTGGACGCAAAACCAGTATGGGAATGGGCATGACATTAGCAGTTTCGTCTCGGAGGTCATGA
- the cas4 gene encoding CRISPR-associated protein Cas4: MMLEIPIAALNHYAYCPHRCWRMFCAGEFVDNVYTVEGTTWHQRVHTVGEGFREEAWQVRGIWLSSQRYGLVGKADLVESEKGELYPVEYKRGKQNPWENDDLQVCAQGLCLEEMTGTPVRKGYVYSLQSRRRREVELSPQLRETAIATLEAVRELLTTGDCPPAVYEKRCRGCSLFDRCLPQAATKMARYREV; this comes from the coding sequence ATGATGTTAGAAATTCCAATTGCGGCGTTGAATCACTATGCCTATTGTCCCCATCGCTGTTGGCGCATGTTTTGCGCCGGGGAGTTTGTGGACAATGTCTATACCGTGGAAGGGACTACTTGGCATCAACGGGTGCATACAGTAGGTGAGGGATTTCGTGAAGAAGCCTGGCAGGTGCGTGGAATTTGGTTGAGTTCCCAACGCTACGGCTTAGTAGGAAAAGCGGATTTAGTGGAGTCCGAGAAGGGGGAGTTGTATCCCGTGGAGTACAAACGGGGGAAGCAGAATCCTTGGGAAAACGATGATTTACAAGTCTGTGCGCAAGGGTTGTGTTTGGAGGAGATGACGGGAACCCCAGTGCGCAAGGGGTATGTGTATTCCTTGCAGTCTCGGCGGCGGCGGGAGGTGGAGTTGTCGCCACAGTTACGGGAGACGGCGATCGCCACCCTGGAGGCAGTTCGAGAACTCCTCACCACGGGGGACTGTCCCCCAGCCGTCTATGAGAAACGGTGTCGTGGCTGTAGTTTGTTCGATCGCTGTCTCCCTCAGGCGGCGACGAAGATGGCCCGCTATCGAGAAGTCTAA
- the cas1d gene encoding type I-D CRISPR-associated endonuclease Cas1d produces the protein MGTMYVIQEDVFLGKLDERLQIKHRGERLVDVPLLKLQGVVVLGRATVSPSVVDVLLERNIPLSFLTRYGKYRGRLEPEVTRNIFVRRGQWTAAGDTATSLVAVRGFVRGKLKNYRSLLQRKQRDSDRLDVTGAISQLEGAIAALPRTPTIEQLRGYEGAGSAAYFGVFNQLLQGTPFEFTHRNRRPPKDPVNSLLSLGYALLRHDVQSALNIVGFDPYLGYLHTERYGRPSLALDVMEEFRPLVVDAMVLSLLKKPNGLSLGDFEQEPLNGAVSLTEDGLKRFLRAYEEKKQSEFKHPVMGRKCTYQEAFEIQGRLLAKFLMGEIESYPPLVLR, from the coding sequence ATGGGTACGATGTATGTGATTCAGGAAGATGTCTTTTTGGGCAAGTTGGATGAACGCTTGCAGATTAAGCATCGGGGGGAACGACTGGTGGATGTTCCTCTGTTGAAATTGCAGGGCGTGGTGGTGTTGGGACGGGCCACGGTGTCCCCCTCGGTGGTGGATGTGTTACTCGAACGCAATATCCCCTTGAGTTTTCTGACGCGCTATGGCAAATATCGGGGACGGTTAGAACCGGAGGTGACGCGCAATATCTTTGTCCGTCGGGGACAATGGACAGCGGCGGGAGACACGGCTACGTCCCTGGTGGCGGTACGGGGGTTTGTGCGCGGGAAGTTGAAGAACTATCGTAGTTTGTTGCAACGGAAGCAGCGGGATAGCGATAGATTGGATGTGACGGGGGCGATTTCTCAGTTGGAGGGGGCGATCGCCGCGTTACCCCGAACCCCCACCATTGAACAGTTACGAGGCTATGAGGGGGCTGGCAGTGCGGCCTATTTTGGAGTGTTCAACCAACTTCTGCAAGGAACGCCCTTTGAGTTTACCCATCGCAATCGCCGTCCGCCGAAAGATCCGGTGAACTCCTTACTGAGTTTGGGCTATGCCCTGTTGCGCCATGATGTTCAGAGTGCCTTGAACATTGTCGGCTTTGACCCCTATTTAGGGTATCTGCACACGGAACGCTACGGTCGTCCCTCTTTGGCGTTGGATGTGATGGAGGAGTTTCGGCCTTTGGTGGTGGATGCTATGGTGTTGAGTCTGCTGAAGAAGCCCAACGGCTTGAGTTTGGGAGATTTTGAGCAAGAACCGTTAAATGGGGCGGTTTCCCTGACAGAAGACGGGTTAAAGCGATTTTTACGAGCCTATGAGGAGAAAAAGCAGTCGGAGTTTAAGCATCCGGTGATGGGGCGCAAATGCACGTATCAGGAGGCGTTTGAGATTCAGGGACGACTCTTGGCGAAGTTCTTGATGGGGGAGATTGAGTCCTATCCGCCGTTGGTGTTGCGTTAG
- the cas2 gene encoding CRISPR-associated endonuclease Cas2 codes for MHVVVCYDISENKRRTKIHKILKSYGEWMQFSVFECDLTEMQYARLRGRLERLIQPETDNILFYFLRGKHQGTVERIGCPPPMDTTVFFC; via the coding sequence ATGCACGTGGTCGTTTGCTACGATATTTCTGAGAACAAGCGCCGGACGAAGATTCATAAGATTCTCAAGTCCTATGGTGAGTGGATGCAGTTCAGTGTCTTTGAGTGTGATTTGACGGAGATGCAGTATGCGCGCTTGCGGGGACGACTCGAACGCTTGATTCAGCCGGAGACGGACAATATCCTCTTCTATTTTCTCAGGGGCAAGCACCAGGGAACAGTGGAACGGATTGGTTGTCCCCCACCGATGGATACGACGGTCTTCTTTTGTTAA
- a CDS encoding polysaccharide pyruvyl transferase family protein, with protein sequence MRLCYYKLPEGFNNFGDELNPWIWNQLIPDLIDDDNSLAFVGIGTLLNDNLYSRTRWADRRVIFGTGAGYGKDVLKLDDSYKVYCVRGPLSAQVLGLEENLAVTDGAALIRQLFTSTNEKNYKFSYMPHYELAGPGWETVCKNLGFGYIDARSDVEEVLSLISKTDILITEAMHGAIVADALRVPWIPVVTNPTILPFKWQDWCASIGIDYNPCHISRLYHPKEKLDLLTPIRKIRDKNRQNRAAIALRKVATSQPPCLSQDSRIECLTEQLQERLNTFREDFKNGLFRS encoded by the coding sequence ATGAGACTATGTTATTACAAGTTGCCGGAAGGTTTCAATAATTTTGGGGACGAGCTTAACCCTTGGATCTGGAATCAACTCATTCCAGACCTGATCGATGATGATAATAGCCTGGCTTTTGTGGGAATTGGTACGCTCCTAAATGATAATTTGTACTCTCGTACCCGTTGGGCAGATCGTAGAGTTATATTTGGGACAGGGGCAGGTTATGGTAAAGACGTGTTAAAGCTGGATGACTCCTATAAAGTCTATTGTGTGCGAGGGCCACTTTCGGCTCAGGTCTTAGGATTAGAGGAGAATCTAGCGGTTACTGATGGGGCTGCGTTAATTCGTCAGCTATTTACGAGCACCAACGAGAAAAACTATAAATTCTCGTACATGCCCCATTATGAGCTTGCTGGCCCAGGTTGGGAAACGGTTTGTAAAAACTTAGGATTTGGCTATATTGATGCTAGGTCGGACGTGGAAGAAGTTTTATCCTTAATTAGCAAAACAGATATTTTAATAACTGAAGCGATGCATGGTGCGATCGTTGCTGATGCCCTTCGGGTTCCTTGGATACCGGTTGTCACCAACCCCACGATTTTACCTTTTAAATGGCAAGATTGGTGTGCATCTATTGGAATTGATTATAATCCTTGTCATATATCTAGATTGTATCATCCAAAAGAAAAGCTAGACTTGCTAACTCCTATTCGTAAAATTAGAGATAAGAATAGACAAAACCGAGCGGCTATTGCTTTACGGAAAGTGGCAACGAGTCAACCTCCTTGCCTCAGTCAAGACTCTCGCATCGAATGTCTCACTGAACAGCTTCAAGAAAGGCTTAACACGTTTCGGGAAGATTTTAAGAATGGCTTATTTAGGAGTTGA
- a CDS encoding J domain-containing protein, translating to MTQHRAQPNSHTLNDRLAAIAKDYYGLLGLHPSASVIEIRQAYRQLSKHYHPDTTTLPPHIAKGKFQQLNEAYATLSNPERRAAYDLNIRYSRISVIQPSSPLNRPPGASGHSPNHAYLDPIDRPLSPGELFALLLMGASLLGCLLLAIGIAIWRGDPL from the coding sequence GTGACACAGCATCGCGCCCAACCTAACTCACACACCCTCAACGATCGCCTCGCCGCCATCGCCAAAGACTACTATGGCCTCCTGGGACTCCATCCCTCCGCCTCCGTCATCGAAATTCGCCAAGCCTACCGCCAACTGAGCAAACACTATCACCCCGACACCACTACCCTTCCCCCCCACATCGCCAAAGGGAAGTTTCAGCAACTCAACGAAGCCTACGCCACCCTCAGTAACCCCGAGCGTCGGGCCGCCTATGACCTAAATATTCGCTATTCCCGCATCTCCGTCATCCAGCCGAGTTCCCCCCTCAACCGCCCCCCAGGCGCTTCCGGCCATTCCCCCAACCACGCCTACCTCGATCCCATCGATCGCCCCCTTTCCCCCGGTGAACTCTTCGCCCTGCTCCTCATGGGAGCCTCCCTCCTCGGCTGTCTTCTCCTAGCCATCGGCATCGCCATCTGGCGGGGCGATCCCCTCTAA
- a CDS encoding DUF3143 domain-containing protein, which translates to MTPSADTPLYNHPLPEIENWLRSLGCEQDPQELHHWHVDRPQWNADIWLDVDRLVVRYLDKNASPSSDEGRSRSFQYSLSREDIEEAVFGDGVEQAIFGSP; encoded by the coding sequence ATGACCCCCTCTGCTGACACACCGCTCTATAACCACCCCCTCCCCGAGATCGAAAATTGGCTACGATCGCTCGGCTGTGAACAAGATCCCCAAGAACTGCACCACTGGCACGTCGATCGCCCCCAATGGAACGCCGACATCTGGCTCGACGTCGATCGCCTCGTGGTGCGCTACCTCGACAAAAACGCCAGCCCCAGCAGCGACGAAGGCCGTTCCCGCTCCTTCCAATACTCCCTCAGCCGAGAAGACATCGAAGAAGCCGTCTTCGGCGACGGGGTCGAACAAGCCATCTTCGGCAGCCCCTAA
- a CDS encoding tetratricopeptide repeat protein, producing the protein MSDRDRYLAVIDKILESTLAGRVRSVEQVYQRLLREIRPGTSEIFERCLLERRGSLEGSAGSSSKVTRKLRALQTIGGQYQRWEQEHQTTAAVTSTLKTLVEAPPEERLALLVGVLDPNQERPWSGDRLKQLAEALQRQDENHLQQLGLGLRDGLARFAELEGDLVSWIYEGGNRSIGFGEAQQQPGPWPLWARKTEAYFPRELFLMLQQGGSLGELAQRHLDLGDRAWLELAVLLQGLQRGLVLWFDRQPYSAKMGKQLSVSTFLVFASIWGQLSQGFMARERLTECCFQMTLQILRSFAQRETFPLYGGVFASLSGEYLQQTLAYLEVPLKRVEGTQEKARILTLLGYSQRALGDYERAEAFHEEALEIAQQAGDRPCELANYNHLSRLCLSRKQYSEAIDRSQRALILSRQVGDRLGVANALVNLGYSEVLAAQQVERLDEDLSERALGYLEQGLDLSQQLGDRQSLALCDYSLGLAHLLLERPSTAVGYLLKGVEAAQSSGDLFLQGLNLAALAEGYYQLQDWLRAVTMGAIAAYVLQQIEASEWRQAAGVLSILRGQLGEAEFEGLLSRGRSQIIAVIGVDGYDYLPQLLQEF; encoded by the coding sequence ATGTCTGATCGCGATCGCTATTTGGCGGTGATTGATAAGATTCTGGAGAGTACGCTGGCGGGACGGGTGCGCTCGGTTGAACAGGTATATCAACGGCTGTTACGGGAGATTCGTCCGGGAACGTCGGAAATTTTTGAGCGGTGTTTGTTGGAACGTCGGGGGAGTTTGGAAGGCTCGGCGGGTTCGTCGTCGAAGGTGACGCGCAAGTTGCGGGCGTTACAGACGATTGGGGGCCAGTATCAACGCTGGGAACAGGAACATCAAACGACGGCGGCGGTCACTTCGACGCTGAAAACTCTGGTGGAGGCACCGCCGGAGGAGCGGTTGGCGCTGTTGGTGGGGGTGCTAGACCCGAATCAGGAACGACCTTGGAGTGGCGATCGCCTTAAGCAGTTGGCCGAGGCGTTGCAGAGGCAAGATGAGAATCATCTGCAACAGTTGGGGTTAGGCTTGCGGGATGGGTTGGCTCGGTTTGCGGAGTTGGAAGGGGATTTGGTGAGTTGGATCTATGAGGGGGGAAATCGCTCGATTGGCTTTGGGGAGGCTCAGCAGCAGCCTGGCCCCTGGCCGCTTTGGGCGCGCAAGACGGAGGCGTATTTCCCTCGGGAGCTGTTTTTGATGTTGCAGCAGGGGGGGTCGTTGGGGGAGTTGGCCCAGCGTCATCTGGATTTGGGCGATCGCGCTTGGCTGGAGTTGGCGGTTTTGTTGCAGGGCCTGCAGCGGGGCTTGGTGCTTTGGTTCGATCGCCAGCCTTATAGTGCCAAGATGGGCAAACAACTGTCGGTAAGTACGTTTTTGGTGTTTGCGTCGATTTGGGGCCAGTTGTCTCAGGGGTTTATGGCTCGTGAGCGGTTGACGGAGTGTTGTTTTCAGATGACGTTGCAGATTTTGCGTAGTTTTGCGCAGCGGGAGACGTTTCCCCTGTATGGGGGGGTGTTTGCGTCGCTGTCTGGGGAGTATTTGCAGCAGACGTTGGCCTATTTGGAGGTTCCGTTGAAGCGGGTGGAGGGAACTCAGGAGAAGGCGCGGATTCTGACGCTGTTGGGCTATTCTCAGCGGGCGTTGGGGGATTATGAGCGGGCGGAGGCCTTTCATGAGGAGGCGTTGGAGATCGCGCAGCAGGCGGGCGATCGCCCTTGTGAGTTAGCGAATTATAATCATTTGAGTCGGTTGTGTTTGTCCCGCAAGCAGTACAGCGAGGCCATTGATCGCAGTCAGCGGGCGTTGATTTTGTCGCGCCAGGTGGGCGATCGCTTGGGGGTGGCAAATGCGTTGGTGAATTTGGGCTATTCGGAGGTGTTGGCGGCGCAACAGGTGGAACGGCTCGATGAGGATCTCTCGGAACGGGCGCTAGGCTATCTGGAGCAGGGGTTGGATTTGTCGCAGCAGTTGGGCGATCGTCAGAGTTTGGCGCTGTGTGATTATAGTTTGGGGTTGGCGCATCTGTTGCTAGAACGACCATCGACGGCGGTGGGGTATTTGCTGAAGGGGGTGGAGGCGGCCCAGTCGTCGGGGGATTTGTTTTTGCAGGGGTTGAATTTGGCGGCTCTGGCAGAGGGGTATTATCAGTTGCAGGATTGGCTGCGGGCAGTGACGATGGGGGCGATCGCGGCGTATGTGTTGCAGCAAATTGAGGCCAGTGAGTGGCGACAGGCGGCGGGGGTGTTGTCGATTTTGCGCGGCCAGTTGGGGGAGGCGGAGTTTGAGGGTTTGTTGAGTCGGGGGCGATCGCAGATTATTGCGGTGATCGGGGTGGATGGCTATGATTATCTGCCGCAACTGTTGCAGGAGTTTTAG
- a CDS encoding DNA-directed RNA polymerase subunit omega produces MQKRTPLETTNLMRRAEELVDAASNRYRITVQVANRAKRRRYEDFDNLDEPGMKPVVRAIVEMSDELTQPEIIGD; encoded by the coding sequence ATGCAGAAACGCACTCCCCTCGAAACGACTAATTTGATGCGTCGCGCGGAGGAACTGGTCGACGCGGCGTCGAACCGTTATCGTATCACTGTCCAGGTGGCGAATCGTGCCAAGCGACGACGGTATGAGGATTTTGATAATTTGGATGAGCCGGGGATGAAACCGGTGGTGCGGGCGATCGTGGAGATGTCCGATGAGCTGACACAACCAGAAATTATCGGCGACTAG